The following nucleotide sequence is from Mycobacterium sp. Z3061.
TGGAAGGTCGCTGCGCCGAGGCGGTGTGGGGCCCGCGGCTGGGGGTGCGCTGGTGGCGCTTCGGCGCTGGGGTACTGCTCGGCCTGGCGTTCGGGACCAAGTGGTCCGGGCTGTACTTCATCGCATTCTTCGGCGTCATGTCGCTGGCCTTCGACATCGCCGCCCGGCGCCAGTACCAGGTGCCGCGCCCCTGGCTGGGCACGCTGCGCCGCGATCTCATCCCTTCGCTGTACGCATTGGTGCTGATCCCGTTCGGGGTCTATCTGGCCAGCTATGCGGGCTGGTTCGCCTCCGAGACGGCGATCGACCGCCATCAGGTGGGCCAGACCATCGGACCGGACAGCGTGCTGCCGCTGCCGGACGCCATCCGTTCGCTGTGGTACTACACCGCGAAGGCGTTCCATTTCCACGCGACATTGACCAACTCCGCGGGCAATCACCACCCCTGGGAATCGAAGCCCTGGAGCTGGCCGATGTCACTGCGGCCGGTGCTGTACGCCATCGACCAGAACAACGTGCCCGGCTGCGGGGAACAGTCCTGCGTCAAGGCGGTGATGCTGGTGGGCACCCCGGCCCTGTGGTGGCTGGCGGTGCCGGTGCTGCTCTACACCACGTGGCGCATGCTGGTGCGCCGCGATTGGCGGTACACGGTGGTGTGGGTGGGCTATTGCGCCGGGTGGTTGCCGTGGTTCGCGGAGATCGACCGGCAGATGTACTTCTTCTACGCCGCGACCATGGGTCCGTTCCTGGTGATGGCCATCGCGCTGATTCTCGGCGACATCCTGCATCAGCCGCGGCAGAACAAGGAGCGACGCACGCTGGGGTTGATCTTCGTCTGTTGCTACGTGTCGCTGGTGGTGACGAATTTCGCCTGGCTGTTCCCGGTGCTGACCGGACTGCCGATCTCACAGCAGACCTGGGATATGGAGATCTGGCTGCCCAGCTGGCGTTGAGATGGATGCGGGCCGCGAGATTGCCGTAGTGGCAGTGGTCCAGCGTCAACCG
It contains:
- a CDS encoding dolichyl-phosphate-mannose--protein mannosyltransferase, whose amino-acid sequence is MTAPPRETSVSEAGLDEEAGPGRAAPVLSPAPLVPVADFGPVDRLRGWLVTAVIAVLATATRFLNLGSPTDSGTPIFDEKHYAPQAWQTLNNHWIEDNPGFGLVVHPPVGKQLIAIGEALFGYTGLGWRFTGALLGVGLVVLVTRTVRRISRSTLVGGIAGVLVICDGVSFVTARTALLDGFLTFFVVAAFGALIVDRDQVRARMHTAFLEGRCAEAVWGPRLGVRWWRFGAGVLLGLAFGTKWSGLYFIAFFGVMSLAFDIAARRQYQVPRPWLGTLRRDLIPSLYALVLIPFGVYLASYAGWFASETAIDRHQVGQTIGPDSVLPLPDAIRSLWYYTAKAFHFHATLTNSAGNHHPWESKPWSWPMSLRPVLYAIDQNNVPGCGEQSCVKAVMLVGTPALWWLAVPVLLYTTWRMLVRRDWRYTVVWVGYCAGWLPWFAEIDRQMYFFYAATMGPFLVMAIALILGDILHQPRQNKERRTLGLIFVCCYVSLVVTNFAWLFPVLTGLPISQQTWDMEIWLPSWR